The nucleotide window GGAGTTGGCACGGCCCCggtgctgccctcagccctcCACCACCGCCGGAAGCCCTCCGCGTACGGGGCGAGGCACGGAGTTGCACCGCAGGGCACCGAGCAGAAAGGGGGGACGCGGCGCCCCGTGAGCCCCCAGGTGCCTGCTGCCCGCGGCTGCGAGCCCTGCGGGGGTCAGGGGGCTACCGGCCCGTGCTCGGGGCTGGGCCCTCGGTGCCGTGAGCATGTGCTCGGCCGTGCTTCTTTTaagattaaaaaggaagaaaactgtggATGCTCCAAACGCTGCTCTCTGTGTTCTGTGCGCGAGGAGGCggggggagctgggaggaaCGGGGGGCGGGGGCGGGGCTCGGGCCGTTCGGCCCCGCTCGGACATGCGCActggggcggggcggggcctgCGCCTCGAGCCACGCGTCCGGCCGGGCGGTAGTGCGCATGCGCCCGTATCCCCGGCTCCTCCCCCGTCACGGGACTGCCTCTCATTGGGCGCCGCGCGACGGCTATTTGCATACTACGCTCTGGCTCCGCCCCCGGAAGTGTGTGCTACGCGGGGGCGGTGCCGAGGCCTCCCTGCCGGCGCGGGGGCTGTCGGGAAGATGGCGGACTCGGTGTCCGGGCGGCGCTGAGCGGCCGGGGCGCGGCGGGTCCCAGCGCGGCCGCGAGCGCCATGTAGGCGGGGCTCGGAGGGAGGGGCCGGGGCGGCGAGGCGGGAGGGGGGCCGGGGGGCCGGGGAGGGGGCCGGACGGGCGCTCCGGGGGTGGGGTCGGGGGTCCCGGCACCGGGCGGGCGCGGCGCCGCTAGCGAGGGCCTCGGTCCGCCCGGCGGGCCGAGAtccggggccgggcggcgggaGGGAAGGCCGAGGGCGGCCCGGGGGTCCCGGCGCGGCGCGATCCGGGTTCGGATCCGGGCTCAGGCGCGGGGCGGAGTCCCGGCGCCGCCCCCTCTTCAGCCCCGCTCTCCCCCGCAGGGTCCCCCGGTCCCGCGGAgccccccgcgccgccccgcccgcgcCATGCTGCGCCTGCTGCCATGGCTCCGCGCCCTGAGCCGCCGTCGCGCGCGGCCCGGCAGCCCCCGGGGCCCGGCTGAGCGCAGCGGGGCCGCCATGCATCCCGCCTGCTACTGCGCGGGCAGGGCCAGGCCGCGCGCACTGCTGCTCCCGCTGGATCCCTACGGCCATGGGCTGCTGCACGCCCTGCCCCCGGACGCCTGCAGGATTCGCGGGCACGGCAAGAGGAAGAGCTGGAACTTCATCCACGAGAAGATGAGCTACGACACCTTCTTCACCATGAAGCGGCTGATCGAGCGCTCGCGCAGCGTGGGCGAGGTGCTGCGCTGGGTGACGCAGAACCCCGGCAAGGTGTCGGCCAGCCATTACCCCATCGCCCTGCACAAGCTGggccagctcctgcagcagcagcagggcccgGCCGCCCTCAACGGGGAGAGCCGGCGGCCCGGCCCGGTGCTGGAGCAGCCCGAGTTCCAGACGCTGTGCCAGGCCATCATCAGTGGCTGCTCCAAGTTCGATAACTTCAGCATCGTCAACTGTCTGTACGCTGCTGCCGCGCTGGGTGAGTGGCCTGGGCACGGGGCGGCGCCGAGGGCTTCCTGCGGGAGCGCAGGGTTCTGTGCTCTGGGCGTGTGGAGCAGAGCCATGTCTGTTCTGAGCGTGAATCTCAACCCGTGCTGCTCCGTGCGGGTGGCACCGGGccatgctgcacagctctgcctggggcTGCGGAAGAGCGGCCCGCCTGGCTCCTGTCCTGAGACATGAGGGTTGTCTGATGGCTCCTCTCTGGGAGAGAGCGTTCCCGCAGCCTGCGTTCCCCGCTGTGCATCACAGAGCCTTTCTGGCCCGTGGCAGCGTGCTGAGGGCTCCTCGTTAGCCTCGTTAAAGGCCCTGTGCTCCCTCCCACCTCTCCGGAGGGGATTATGCTTGCTGGCTGCCTGTGGCGGCGGGTGCCCGGCCCCCAGCCCAAGCATTCCTTCCAGTCCTGTGCCCCTGCGTCCCACACTGACGTTCCCTGCCGCTGCGTTTGCCTTTTCGTAGCGGCAGCTGCGTGCTGGGCTGAGGTCTGTGCCGAGCTgcatggagctgagctgcctgcgCCCTGCCGGGGGCTGAGGCAGTAACTCGAGATCCTGCTGaaggtgggggggaggggaggtcCTGCTCCCCCCGGCAGCGCTTTGTGTTTGTTAACTCTGTGCCTCTCCCTGAGCTGGGCTCCCCCGGCCCGCTCTGGTTTTGACCCACACTTTGTTCCCCTGCCTCGCCCTCCCCGCTCCCCATGGGCTCCAGCTCATTAATAAAAATGCTCACCCGCCTTTCGGAGGCCTCCTAAGGAACAAAGCAACTGCTCAGACCAATTCTTCACTTTCCACCTTCTGACTGATTTCTGATGAACGATAAAACGCAGCGACTTACCCCATGCTGCCTTGGTTTCTTTAAAGCCCTTTTAAAAATCGGAGTCTCCTCGTCTGGCTCGGGTGAGCAGTGGGCTACTGGGGCCTCATAGGGCGCGCAGAACGCTTCATGGCTCTGCTGAGGATATCTCTCCTGACACACGAGCCGTGGCCTTTGCCTTTTTTCATAACCACACTGCACACGTGGCCTCTCGTCTTTCTGTGGTTGAATAATGCGTCCAGAGTGAGAGAAAGGTATTTCCCCCAGGAGCCCAATCTGAAAGGCTGCAGCTAAGCTGGAAAACACGAGGAGAGGGAGTTAGAAATGTGGAAAGATAAACTCCTGTCACACACGGCAGTTCGTGTTTCAGCCCTGTGTTGACACTCCGTTTGTCttccaaacaaaacacttctttaaaGCGCTTTGAGATGCATTATTCCTCCTCACAAAGACCCGGACCTGAAAATGAAGTCTTATTTTCGTGGATAAACCAAAGGGCTTCTGCTGTGGTGGAATGGCTGCCAGCAGagtgatgtgctgctgtgctggcgTTCTGGCCTGGCCTtcttgataggacaagggggaatggtttgaaactgagacaggggaggttgaggttggatatgaggaggaagtttttcccccagagggtggtgaggcactggcacaggctgcccaaggaggctgtggatgccccatccctgcaggcattcaaggccaggctggatgtggctctgggcagcctgggctgctggttggtgacctgcacacagcaggggttggagctggatgagcatcgtgctgctttgcaacccaggccgttctgtgattctcaccTCTGCTCTGTCTTTGTCCCTCCTGCTCTGACTCCCCCCATCACAAACCTGTCCCCAGCACCGTCCCTTTTGCAGAGGTGCTTTTGGGGTCCTTACTGCTGTCCttttgctgcagggctgcccggGGAGTCCCCCCTGGTGCGGGTGCTGGAGGACGAGTCCCGCAACCGCCTGGGCCGCTTCAACCAGAAGGACGTCTCCATGGTGTTCAGCAGCGTGATGCGGCTGCACCCCTCCAGCCCTCACCCCCTGGTCGAGTCGTGCCTCAGCAGCTTGGAGCGGCACCTGGAGAAGGAGCGGCACCCTCAGaccctcttcctgctgctctcctatTACCGGCTGCGGGCGCAGGCCCTGCAGGGCCACCCGGCCTCCGACCAGCAGCTCATCAACAACCGTAAGATCCTGCGCCTGGTGCGGCACACGCTGGGCCAGGTGAGCGCCATGCGGGAGCACGAGCTGGCCCTGCTGGACGAGATGCTGGCCCTGTGCGCCCAGGAGGCCAACAACAAGGCGCTGGAGGCCATCTTCAGCTCGCAGCTCTTCTATGAAAACCGCCAAGAGCGATTCATCCGCAGCATGGCAGGTGAGGGCAGTGTGGGTGGAGACTGCTGGCTGCATCTTGCTGTGCCCATGCAGCCCCATGGCTCCTTCCCAcaccctggagctgctggggttGTCCAGCGCTGCGCAGAgtcctgccctgcagtgcaggcagcccaGGCAGGAGGTGCTCTGTGTGGTGCCCACCCGTCGCTGCCCCCCGCAGTGCCCCTTCCAGCACCATGAGCCCACCTCGCCTTGGGGTGGGCAGTGGGTTGGTGTCTGTGGGGTTGCTGTGGAATCGCCTGCACTCAGTGCGCTTTCCCACTGCTCTTCAGCTGTGCCACATGGTTTACGTGGCAGGGATCTGCCCTCCTGCCCGCAGCCCCACACCCTGCCGTGTGCTGTGGAGCCGCCTGGGTTCTGGCTGCTTTGCCTCCCTCTGACCCACGCTGCGGCCCCTTCTGGAGAGCAGCGCTCCAGGCAGGGCCTGAGCCCCGGCTGTGCTTTGCCGTGCAGAGTGGCTTCCCAGGAAGGCCGAGAACCTGACCCCCTACACCATGGCCCTCATTGCCAAGTACGTGGCCCGGCACCGCCTGCGGGAGCCGCGCCTGCTCGACACCATCGCAAACTTCCTCCTGAAGCGCGGGGAGCAGCTGGACAGCAAGGTGGGTGAGCTGTGTGCCTGGTGAGCTGCCGTGGTGCGGGGGGAGCTTAGCTCTGCGTGGCCGCGCGCTCCCGGTCCTGCCACCACCAGCCCGACTCCTCCTTTGGCCACAGGTGATCCAGAAGCTGGTGTTTCCCTTCAGCCGGATGAACTACCGCCCGTCCAACCACAGCGAGCTCTTCCCCAAGCTGGAGGCCATTCTGGAGCAGAAAGCGGGCAGCTCGCCCCTGGCCACCGTCAACATCCTCATGTCCATGTTCCAGCTCAGCCACTTCCCCCAGTCTGTCCTGCATCAAGTCTTCTCCCCGGCTTTCATCACCAACGTTATGAGTACGTCGGGCTCTTCCCAGGGTAAACGCGGCAGTTGGGGCACGGCGGGTCGGAGGCGGCACCGGATGGGGCGGCGCAGCCCCCCGGGGTGAGGGGTGGGCGGCCTGGGGGGTGAGGGGCGGCCCGGGCCCCCTCCAGCCGCCCGCCCCTCCCGCAGGCAGCCCCTATGCGCTCATCGTGCGCCGCTACCTCTCTCTGCTGGATGCCGCCGTGGAGTTGGAGTTCCGTGATTACAGCGGCCCGCGCCTCGACCCGCGCTACCGCGTCCTCATGTTCGAGCACGCGCTGACCGCCGACGAGGCCAACAGGAAGTACAGGTGAGGGGGGCAGGGGGTGCGCTGGTGCCTGGCCCTCATGCAGGCGGTGACCCCTTGGTGTTGCCGGGGATGTGAGGTGCAGACGTGGCTGTGGGCACgagctggggagctgggcagggaggagCCTGATGAGGATCAGCAGGGACCATGTGGGGTTCTGCTCCGAAAGATGAGCGATTGTGGCAGTGGTGCAGGttgggagctgagctgctgggagaacctctgctctgctctgcggagaaggacctgggggtcgTGGTGGCTGACAGGAAACCAGTGGTTGACCACAGGCTGACTGTGGACCAGCAGGGTGTGCTGGTGGCCAAGGAGGCCAATGGGACCCTGGAATGCACTGCAGAGAGTGTGGGAGGTGATGCCCCCCTGTGTCCTGCCCTGGGGGGACACGGCTGGAGCAGTGCACCCAGCGCTGGGCTGCCCAGGTCCAGGCAGATGGGAACTGCTGGAGGAACCCAGTGGAGGATGCGGAGATGGTggggcctggagcagctcctggtgggGCCTGGGagagccctgtgctgtgtgtgtggaggagagaaggctgagggagctgagccgTGCCGATGGAGACCTGAAGGGAAGGGCAGGGGAGGAGGCTGGGCTCCGTTTGGTGGTGCTCGATGCCAGGATGAGGAGCAGCGGGCACAGACTGCAGCCCAGGGAGTTCATCTGAACGTGAGGAGgaattgctgtgctgtgagggtGGCAGAGCCCTGGACCGGAgcccagagaggtgggggagtctcctgTGGAGATCCCAAAAACCCTTCTGGACGCCgtgcagctgctgaaggagctgctgtgggggGATGGAGCGGGGCGGCTCCAGAGGTGCCTCCCAAACCCCGCAGCTCTGGGATGCTGTGGTCAGCAAGGGGCcgggctggggctgtggggtgctggggtTGGGCCGTGTCCCCTCGTGCGCATCCCCTGACTGCTTTCCCCCTCAGTTACAAAGGGCTGGTGGCTGAGGCGCTGCGGCAGCTGGTGGGGGAGGAGTGCTACCGGCAGGACGAGGTGCTGCCCCCGGGGTACTGCACAGGTAGGCTGCCGGCACCCAGCGGGGGGTTGTGCTGCCCGGGGGGGtcagggcagcagagctctgcgCTTTGGGGAGGCGATTCGGGGCCCGCCGCTGACCCCGGCGCTTCCTCCGCAGACTTCCTGCTGTGGATTAACCGCTCGGGCACGGTGCTGCCCCTCTCCCGCGTCCCCGCAGCCTCCAAggcgccccccgccgcccccccccgcCGCCGTCTCCCTGCGCTCCAGCGTCCTGGCGCTCACCTCGGACTTGCAGGACTTTGCCCCCTTTGCTCCGGAGCCCCCCGGCAGCCCCCCGGCGGCGCGCCGGGAGAACAACCTGGCGGGGCGCTTCCTGTCCACGCTCTGCCCGGCCCCGGGGGGGCCCTGCTACCAGCCCCCCTCGGACTATTACTGCGCCCTAAGCAAAGAGTCTTCCCTGGAGAGCCAGGGCAGCTCCACGCTCAGCAGTCCCTCCGAGTGCCTCTCGGCGCAGCCCGCCGGCACCCCCGACTGCTCCCCGCGGGGCTCCTCCGCTGCCACCCTCTTCCAGTTCCCCATCGGGAAGATcctggaggaggaggcggcCGCCTGCCCCGGCCGCGAGCGCTCCTGCTTCCAGGGGGAGCAGCCCCACGAGGAAGCGGAGGGCCGCAGCCCAGCCCCGGCCGAGGACGCCCGCCCTCCGCCCTCGCCGtgccggcccggcccggccagGGGTCCCACCGACGGGCCGCCAGCGGCCGACGACATTCAGAGGTACCGAGCGGAGCTGCTCCGcgcgcccccccccccttcccccggACCTCCGAGAGGAGAGGTGCCCCTTCTGCAGCCCGGGGGCCTCCTCGGCCTCGGCCCGCAGCGCGGGGTGACGCCGCCCCCCTCCCACCGTCCCGTCCCTGCAGGGTGGTGCTGTCGGTCAACGACAAGTGGCATTACTGCCAGAACTCCGACATCCTGGTGGGCTCACGCGCCATGCGGGACCGGCATCTGCGCCTGCTGGGTTACTGTCTGGTGCAGGTGAGTGCGGGGCCGGGCCGAGCGGCGCGCGGGGGGGCGGCAGCTCGGAGCTGGGAGCGTCCCCTCGGTTCCTCCTCCTGGGCGCTCACCGGCGTTGCGGGTGCAGCTCGGCCCGGCGGTGCCGTAAAGCGCAGCTTAAAGCTCCTTACTGCCCTCCTGCTGGCGGCCGCCGTGCCGGGCAGCTGCGGGTTTTGTAACCGAGGGTGGATGTGGCTCAGAGCTCCTTGCGGCGCTGGGATCCTGAGCACCGCGGGGGGGAcgggagcggggctgcggggaACGGCACGGAGCTGAGCGGGGGGTGGGGAAGGGCTGTgcccagagggcggtgggcacggaGCGGCTCCccggggcagcagcacagccctgagctgccgGAGCTCGTGGAGCCTCTGGGCAGCGCTGTGAGACACGGGGTCTGGCTGGCGCGTGGTTCTGtgctgggggttggactcggtgacCCCTGTGGGTCCCGTTGCTGTGGCTCCATGGgctgctccttccctcccccaccACGGCATGCAGCGCTTCTGGTTTGCAGTGTGCTGCCAGCTCGGGCCCCGTGCCGCAGTGACACACAGCTGTGGTTTCCTTCTGCATTTGTGGTTCCAGAGGTCCCTCCTTGCTCTGTTTGGTCATCCTTTGCAAAGAGCCCGAGGCGCTTTTAACTTCTTGCAGAAGCTGCTCCACACTCAGCTGTTCTTGCTCCCCTTGCTCGTCCCTGCCGGCTTGCTcaaaggagctgtgctgcagcctgggacacCGGTGGGGCTCATGGGGTGcccccagcccaccctgctGGGCCAGGAGCTCCGTGGGACTCCAGGCTTTCTCCCCACCCCTTCAGGgcccttcctgcagtgctgttccCCATCGGGCTGCTCCCTGGCAGCGGCTCCTGtgctttcc belongs to Lagopus muta isolate bLagMut1 chromosome 7, bLagMut1 primary, whole genome shotgun sequence and includes:
- the FASTK gene encoding LOW QUALITY PROTEIN: fas-activated serine/threonine kinase (The sequence of the model RefSeq protein was modified relative to this genomic sequence to represent the inferred CDS: deleted 1 base in 1 codon) — protein: MLRLLPWLRALSRRRARPGSPRGPAERSGAAMHPACYCAGRARPRALLLPLDPYGHGLLHALPPDACRIRGHGKRKSWNFIHEKMSYDTFFTMKRLIERSRSVGEVLRWVTQNPGKVSASHYPIALHKLGQLLQQQQGPAALNGESRRPGPVLEQPEFQTLCQAIISGCSKFDNFSIVNCLYAAAALGLPGESPLVRVLEDESRNRLGRFNQKDVSMVFSSVMRLHPSSPHPLVESCLSSLERHLEKERHPQTLFLLLSYYRLRAQALQGHPASDQQLINNRKILRLVRHTLGQVSAMREHELALLDEMLALCAQEANNKALEAIFSSQLFYENRQERFIRSMAEWLPRKAENLTPYTMALIAKYVARHRLREPRLLDTIANFLLKRGEQLDSKVIQKLVFPFSRMNYRPSNHSELFPKLEAILEQKAGSSPLATVNILMSMFQLSHFPQSVLHQVFSPAFITNVMSSPYALIVRRYLSLLDAAVELEFRDYSGPRLDPRYRVLMFEHALTADEANRKYSYKGLVAEALRQLVGEECYRQDEVLPPGYCTDFLLWINRSGTVLPLSRVPAASKAPPAAPPAAVSLRSSVLALTSDLQDFAPFAPEPPGSPPAARRENNLAGRFLSTLCPAPGGPCYQPPSDYYCALSKESSLESQGSSTLSSPSECLSAQPAGTPDCSPRGSSAATLFQFPIGKILEEEAAACPGRERSCFQGEQPHEEAEGRSPAPAEDARPPPSPCRPGPARGPTDGPPAADDIQRVVLSVNDKWHYCQNSDILVGSRAMRDRHLRLLGYCLVQLPYTELEKVSGIEEAKHYLRQKLRELRF